One genomic segment of Sphaerodactylus townsendi isolate TG3544 linkage group LG07, MPM_Stown_v2.3, whole genome shotgun sequence includes these proteins:
- the LOC125436920 gene encoding heparan-sulfate 6-O-sulfotransferase 1 produces MCDGRTPTPEELPSCYEGTDWSGCTLQEFMDCPYNLANNRQVRMLADLSLVGCYNMSFIPENKRAQILLESAKKNLKDMAFFGLTEFQRKTQYLFERTFNLKFIRPFMQYNSTRAGGVEVDNNTIRRIEELNDLDMQLYDYAKDLFQQRYQYKRQLERMEQRIKNREERLLHRSNEALPKEEMEEQGRLPTEDYMSHIIEKW; encoded by the coding sequence ATGTGTGATGGCCGAACACCAACCCCTGAAGAGTTACCATCATGCTATGAAGGCACAGACTGGTCAGGCTGTACTCTTCAGGAGTTCATGGACTGCCCATATAACTTAGCCAACAACCGTCAAGTGAGGATGCTGGCTGATTTGAGTTTGGTGGGCTGCTATAATATGTCCTTTATCCCAGAAAACAAGCGAGCACAGATACTGCTGGAGAGTGCCAAGAAGAATCTAAAAGACATGGCCTTTTTTGGCTTGACAGAGTTCCAGAGAAAAACACAGTACTTATTTGAGAGAACTTTCAATCTGAAATTCATCAGGCCATTCATGCAGTACAACAGCACAAGGGCAGGTGGAGTGGAGGTGGACAACAATACCATACGAAGGATTGAGGAGCTTAATGACTTGGACATGCAGCTGTATGACTATGCAAAGGACCTCTTTCAACAGCGATACCAGTACAAGCGACAGCTGGAGAGGATGGAGCAGAGGATAAAGAATCGGGAAGAGAGGCTTCTTCACCGGTCTAATGAGGCTCTTCCcaaggaagagatggaagagCAAGGACGTTTGCCTACAGAGGACTACATGAGCCATATTATAGAGAAGTGGTAA